Part of the Virgibacillus natechei genome is shown below.
GGAATGCCGAAAGTCTCTCCATCTAATTGACTTGCCTCCCAGGCCCCTTCAACATATCGATCAATTTCCTCGTCTGAAAGTGCTTCATCCATATTTACAGTTGCATCTAGTTCAGCTAGACTTCCGCCAAACGATGGATTTAAATTTACGAGATCTGGAGCATTGCCAGCACTTACATCAGCTAATATCTTCTGTTCAAGATCACCTGCTGGAACATCCAACCAATTTATCGTTATATTTGGATTATCAGCTTCAAAGTCATCTATCATTCCATTAATATAGTCAGTAAATGTTGGCTGTAATTGCATGGTCCAAAATTCAAGCGTTATTTCCTCATCTTCGCCACTGTCTGAGCCTGACGTTTCAGTCGAATCATCATTACAAGCAGCAAGAAAAACCATTGCTGCAATCAAAAACATAAAGAAAATTAATTGATTCCTTTTCATTTTTCTGTCCCCCTAATTATTTATTTGACATTTTAAATACTGCCTTACTCTCTAACTTTTCTAGGATCACCCCCTTTATGTATATAATAAATGGGCCTGTCTACGTTTCATAAACCAAGTTGCATAATCCTGCCACTCCTGACTTATTTCGGAAACTGGTCTCCCAAGTTCAATATCATAGCGATATGTAGAGTTACCCCATAACAGATCAATAAAATAATCATTTCCTGTTTTAACCCAACTAAATTTAGTTGGATAAAGTTTTCTCGTTTGATCAATGATATGCAGTCCTATTTCTGTAGGGACAATACTTCTTTGATTCGTTAGATGGATTTCAACTCCTTCAACTGTTACATCTTGATGCTTGGAAAGTGATGGCTTAAACATAACCGGGCGAAACCGAACACCAGGAAGTCCTATTTCATTCAACACATTAGAAAGTTTCTCCCCATTAATCCACGGAGCACCAATCCATCGAAATGGCATTGCAGTCCCTCTGCCTTCTGATAAGTTGGTTCCTTCTATAAAAGCGGTTCCGGGATAAAGCAAGCATGATTCAAAATCCGGAATGTTTTGAGAGGGTGGCACCCAAGAAAGATCAGTGTCCGAAAAAAGCCAATCTCTTTTCCACCCTTCAACTTTAACAATGTCAAGATCCACATCTAGGCCATTTTCAAATTTGTATAAACTAGCCAGCTCTCCAATCGTCATACCATGTCGAATAGGTAGATCATAATCTCCTACAAATGAATGATAGTTACCTTCAATTCCTCCCCCTTCTATTATGGTTCCACCTAGCGGATTTGGACGATCTAATATAACAAGCGGCACACCTACTTGTGAAGCTGTTTTCATTACACGAAACATCGTTGAAATATACGTGTAAAATCTGACACCAACATCCTGAAATTCCATTATTAAAACGTCGATGTTATTCAATAAGCAAGGATCCATATTTTTTTCCTTATCATATAGGCTTATGATATCAATACCAGTCTTTCTATCGACCTCATTAGCTATCAATTCCCCAGCCTTCCCTACACCGTAAAAACCATGCTCTGGCGCGAATAGTTTTTCTATGTTCGCACCCCTTTCTATCAATCTATCTATTGTTCTTTCAAAATTTAGGTTGATTCCAGTATAATTGGTGACCATTCCGATCCTTGAATCCTTCCATAAAGAGTCGTAAGCATCAGTAAACAGATTTTCATTTCCTAATTTCATAAGCTACTTATTTCTCCTCTCAAATCTTATTCGGTTATGCTTGCAGTGACAGCATTGTGAAATATCCTTCTTAAATTGGAAATAGATCCGTTTCTTCCAAGGTGCACGCTGTTCGTTAATAGTACAACAAACAAATCTGTGTCTGGATCGATCCATATGCTAGTACCAGTAAATCCAGTATGACCATATGAATATGCTGAAAACAAATCACCTGACGCATCAAGTTCGTCACCTTTCAAAGCCCACCCAAGCCCCCTATTCCCACCGAGCACATTCGTATGATTTTGAATCGCTCTTTCAACAGTTACTGGTGAAAATATAAAATTATTACCTAATTTTCCTTTGTTCAACCACATTCGAGCATATTGCGCTAAATCACCCACAGTAGAAAACAAACCCGCGTGTCCACTTACACCACCAAGAGCATTGGCATGTTCATCATGAACTTCTCCCCACTGATAACGCCCAAGATCATTTCGATATTCCGTAGCCGCAATTTGATTTTTCAGATATTTCGGAGGACAAAAATAGCTATCGGACATCCCTAAAGGTAATAAAAGATAATCTTTCGCCGCTATATCTAGCGGTCTGTCTAAAATCATTGAAATGATCTCTCCAAGTATGATAAAACCGAGATCACTGTAGACAACTCTTTTTCCTGGTTCCGCCTCAACTTCTTGAGAATAAATATATTGCTTAATTTCATCTGGATGCCAGTTTGTAAAATTTTTGTTGACACCTGGCTTTAAGCCAGATGTATGGGTCAATAAATGTTTAATTGTCACAAGAGATTTTTTCCCCTCTTTGAACGCTGAAATAAAAGTGGATACAGGTTCATTCAATTCAATTAAACCTTGTTCTACAAGTCTTAAAATGAGAGGCATGGTAACAACCACTTTTGTTAGAGATGCACAATCAAAGATCGTATCCATATTAACAGGATGTTTATCAGCACCGTCCAGCCTTATGTAACCATCTGTAAAGCTATCGACTACATAATCACCGCGCCCTACAATAGCTGCCGCCCCTGGAATCTTTGCGTTTTCTATTTCACGGGACAAAATTGAAAAAGCATGCTTTAACCTTCCTTCATCCATACCAACGTTGCTTGGAGTTTCCTTGGATAATTCTCGCATTACATGAACACCCTTATCATCTAAGTCTCATTTCATTTCTTTAAGCACTTTTATTCAGTCATGGTTTAGCTTACTAATAAATTGATATATTCAAATAAATGAATGCCCTTTCAAAAAATGTTATACCTTTAACTTTTTAGGGATTAAATCCTATTTCAATTTCATTATATTTCAATTGAAATAATTTTGCAACATTATATTGGAATTTTGTTATAAAATTTCAGTTTTCACAAAAACTACTATATTAACCTTTCATCTACTTATTAGAAAACTTGGCATACCAAATCCTTTTAATGTATTTCTCCTTATTTTTGCTTAGGCAAACAGGAAATTCCTATGCTTTCCTATCTGCCAAAAAAGCAATAGCGTCTCTTGTTTTGTCTAAGTGCATAATCGTTTCATCATACTCGATAGAAGCTAGACTCATAAATAAAATATCAATAACATGAAGCTGCGCAATTCGTGAAGATGTTGCTCCACTTCGAAATGTTGCTTCTTTCGCTGCTGAAGTGTGTAATTGGATGTCAGAAAACGGACTAACTAACGAATTTCCATATTTTGTTATACTTATTGTTGTTGTGTTTTTGTTATGGGCAAGTTCAAGGAGTTTTGCTGCTTCCTGCGTGTTGCCGGAAAAAGAAATACCAACCACGACGTCACCCGGACCTTTGTTGGCGATTGATGTGGCCGCCATGTGTACATCTGAGAATGAAAATACATTTTTATTTATCCGCATGAATTTTTGTTCCGCATCTCTGGCAGCAATATAGGATGCTCCAAACCCAATAAATATAATTGACTTTGCATTGGTTAGAGCTGACACTGCCTTTTCTAGATTCTGTTCACTCATAATATCTACTGTTTCTTTCACGGTCTGGATCGTATTCGATGTAACTTTATCGATAATACTTCTGTATTCTTCATTTGGTTCAATATCGCGATGATCGTCGACTGATTCAACTCGCAAATCCCCTGCTACACGGATCTTCAGTTCCTGAAATCCACTCAAACCAAGAGACTTACACAGACGTATCACTGCCGCACTACTCGTTTGGCTCTTTTCCCCCAGACTTAATGCCGTCAATAAGATAGATTCCTCAGGGTTATTCAAAATATAATCTGCTATTTTTCTCTCCGATGGTGGTAAGCTACTTACCATTTCCTTCAAAATTACGAGCCCGCCTGTATGAGACATCCCATCACCTCTTTTATTAGATTGTGTTCCGAATTGTAGTAATTATTGCTTCATCTAAATCGATATCCTGCATCAAATAAGCGCCAATCAGTGCCCCACCCACCGGGCTTATCTCAGGTAAAATCACATTGATAGTAGGGTACTTACTCAAATTCTCTTTTATAAGCCGTGGCAGTACATGTTCATCATTAAAAACGCCGCCACACAGAACAACATCTACCTTTTCTCCTACTTCAAATTGCTTTTCGTATAATGTCTTAATACTAAATGTGATTTCTTTTGCTGCTTCTGCTAAAATCTTACATGCCAAGGGGTCCTTTTGTTTATAAGCCTGAAAGACAATTTTAGCAAGCGGTGCAATTTTATTCTTAGGCGTAGGAGATGAATATATTTTTTGGATTAAGTCCTGTGCACGTGATACATTAAAATGCGTATACAACCAAGGAAGCATAATCGTTTCTGATCCACGTCCATCGACTGCTTTGAGTGCTGCAATAAGCCCTTTTCTCCCAATATCATACCCGCTTCCTTCATCACCAAATAAATACCCCCACCCACCAACGCGATCATGCTCCAGGTGGCGATTGATTCCATATGTAATCGATCCAGTACCTGAAATTTGTACAATTCCTGGCGCTCCATATGTGCCAGAATATAGGGCATTAATCGTATCAACCTCAACCTGAACAGCTATGTTACCTGGTACAAATTGTTCTATTAATAGATGCAAAACTCGCTTATTCTTGTCATTCCCTGCACCAGAGATTCCAGCAAACAGGCAAGTAGTTGTTTGAAATGGAATAGGTGCCTTTCTTTCCAAAGAAGTGAATAATATTTCGAGTGTATCCTTTAGCTCTTCTTCAGAAACAATGTTTGGATTCGTTGGCCCGACCATATGTTGCGCTAGTACTCTCCCTTTCCTATCCGCTATTACTGCTTTTGTTTTCGTTCCACCACCATCGATCCCCATTACATAGCTCATTTCATCCATCATCCTTTGATAGCTATATTACTTCTCTTTATCTTCTACAATATATTCTTTTATGTTAATAAACAAGTACATTATTAAAACTTAATTTCATTGCCTACTAACATTCTACAGTAAAAAAGACGTCAACCCCTATAGTCAACGTCTCTTTCTCTAATTTTCAAACATATACTCTTTCGTATGAACATGCACATTCATAACAATGCCAACTGCAATCATATTTGTAAGCAAGGAACTTCCGCCGTAACTAATAAATGGCAGGGTTAAACCTGTTATTGGCATGAGACCAATCGTCATGCCGATGTTTTGGAAAATCTGAAAAGTGAACAGCCCAATTACTCCTGCTATCAGACACATGCCAAATAAATCCTTACTATTTATTGCAATTAAAACCATTCTGTAAATCATAATAAAGAAAATCAACAATAGTATCGAAACACCAAAAAATCCAAACTCCTCACCTATTACAGTGAAAATGAAATCGGTGTGAATTTCTGGCACTCTTCCACTTTGGGACATAGCTCCTTCTTGAAAACCACTCCCGAATAGTTGTCCAGAACCTATCCCCATTCTTGCTCCGCTCAATTGATAACCAAATGTATTCGCAAATTGATCGGGCTGTAACCAACCATAGATACGCTCTAATTGATGGTCTTTTAATAACAAATTAAAAATATCAGGAAAGTTTACAAATACCCAAGCTAAAGCTGCCAAAATAACTCCTATCCCCAACACAATAAATGATATTAGCTTAGCGGATACACCTGACATAAATAACATGGTCCCTGCAATCGCTACGATGACGAGCGAAGTTCCAAGATCTGGCTGCGAAAAAATAAAATAGAACGGGATAAGTGATAACACAGCCACACTCGTTAATATAGAAACATCTCGTTGCATCAAGTTCTTAGATCTTTCCGTAATTTTGTATATTGCTGTAGCCAACATAATAATTAAGAAGATTTTCACAAACTCAGATGGCTGAATGTCAATACCACCAATTGATACCCAACGTTGAGAGCCTTTACGCATTTCTCCAAAGAAATGGACATAAATTAACGAAAGCAAACCGATAACATAAAGCGGAATGGCTAACGACCGATAATGTTCATATTCGATAAAGAGAACAACAAAAATAATTGCAATAAACCCCAGCCCAAACCAAATAGCTTGCAAAATCAAATAATAAGAAGGGTCCTGACTATACTGACCAGATGCACTATAAATAGATATTAGACTAATGATAAATAATAAAAACACACACAGGAGAAGCGTGTAATCTAATCTATTCACAACATTTCGTATTCCGTGTTTTAAAGAGTCCATAATATTACCCTTCCCTTATTATTGCTTAGAAAACGTGGCATTTACCAAGCCTAATTTATCTATGAAGTTACAATTGAAAAACTTTTTCAAGCGGAATTCTTTTCCTCGCTATTCTGCTGTTCGGCTTTATTATTCTGCATCGAAATATTCATTAACATTCCTATACCAGCTAATGTAATAACCATCGATGATCCGCCGTAACTAATTAATGGTAGCGTAATACCTGTAATAGGTAGCAGCCCTGATACGGATCCTAAGTTTAAAATAGCTTGAAAGCAAATTTGGATCGTAATACCGAATGCTAGAAACTTACCGAAGTAATTAGGTGTTTTTTTGAATATATCAAAGCCTTTCAGCAAGAAAGTTACAAACATTCCCATGACAATAATTAAACCTATTATACCTAACTCTTCCAAAATGATGGCCATAATAAAATCGGTATGTGCCTCGGGAAGGTAACCCATTTTCTGGATACTGTTACCTAGGCCTTCTCCAGTAAAACCACCTGTCCCAATCGCGATGTAAGAATTAACTAGTTGTAAGCCTTGACCAAGCGGATCTGCAAAAGGGTCGACAAATGAAGTCATTCGATCCATCCGATAATCTGCAGAAAATGCCAACATAGCAACTCCTGAAACAGCCAACCCACCTAATACACCTAAATGTTGCCATTTCGCGCCAGAAAGCAGGAGAACTCCACCACAAGCAATGATAATAGATATTCCCGTTCCCAAATCCGGTTGCATAATAATAAGGAAGAACACAAAAGCAAGAATAAGCAGCGGAGGCAAAAACCCACGACTAAATTCACCAATATAATTCCGCTTATTACTATACGCTTTAGCAAAGTATATAAGCATAATAAGTTTTGCTATCTCAGATGGTTGAAATACGAATGGTCCAACTCCCAACCATCTCGTCGAGTAATTCCTTTCCACACCTATCCCTGGAACGAGTACAAGCCCAAGTAGAACGATCAATAGTAGAATTAAAGGTGCAATAAATTTTCCTAATAGTTGATAAGGAATGAAACTAACGACAAAAAATATAACGAAACCCACTACAATCCAAATTAATTGTCTGTTAAAGAAATAATTATCTTCCCCATGTTGCAATATAGCATATGGAAAACTGGAACTATATACCATCATTAATCCAAATAAAGCCATCAATAAAATGAGCGTAAATAATCCAAAGTCCCAACGTTTCATTATATTCTTCATCGCCAGCTCACCTTCTTCTGTGCATCTATATATTTACAATTAACTACCACATTTATGATTCTGAAAATACGACTAACCGAGAATAATAGATTTGATTTGAGTCAATGTCTATATTATTTCCTCTTCCATTATTTTAAATCAAAATGCACATCTCTGCTAGTCGTATTATAGTGAGATTTGTTATTTTCTGTGTAACGACATAAAGTAACCGTTCCTCATTAGAATTTTACAACGCACAGGACGCTCTATAATAAAACGGCTTAAGAGTATAATTATAGCAATTAAACAGTAATATGAAAAGGATGTAACCATTGAATAATCAAAGAAATTGTATAAAAGATAAAAATTCGCCATATTCATTACAAAATACCGTGTCTTTTTTCCTTTGTTGGGGAAGATACATTATAGTGAAATACGTAGAAGGAGGTACATATAATGTCACGTACATATAATAGGTTAACGGAGGAAAAATCCCCATACCTTCTCCAACATGCCGACAACCCAGTAAACTGGTATCCATGGGGCGAGGAGGCATTTGAAAAAGCCAAACAAGAAGACAAACCCATCTTCCTCTCTATCGGCTACAGCACATGTCATTGGTGTCATGTTATGGCCCATGAATCATTCGAGGATCAGGAAGTAGCTTCTTTATTAAATGATAAATTTATTTCGATAAAAGTCGACCGTGAAGAACGTCCAGACGTGGATTCTGTTTATATGAAAGTATGCCAAATGATGACTGGACACGGTGGCTGGCCACTAACAATATTCATGACGCCTGACAAGATACCTTTTTATGCTGCTACTTACTTGCCCAAGACAAGTAAATATGGAATGCCTGGCATCATGGAAGCCTTAACCCAGCTTCATATAAAATATAAGGAAGATCCAGACCATATCGAAGAAGTAACGGACAGTGTAACAAATGCACTTAATAAGATGGTAACAGCTAAAAGCGACAGCCGCCTTACGAAGGAAACCGTTGTAAAAGCACATCAACAATTAGTGAGCGAAATTGATTTTTCCTATGGTGGATTTGGTAAAGCACCTAAATTCCCCATGCCGCAAAATATACTATTTTTGCTAAGGCACTATTTTTTTAATGAACAAGGGAAGGAATCTAAGATAGTAGAAAACACATTGAATTCCATGGCCAAAGGCGGGATATTTGATCATATAGGTTATGGATTCTCACGCTATTCTACCGATGAGAAGTGGCTTGTTCCACATTTTGAAAAGATGCTCTATGATAACGCCTTGTTACTGATTGCATATACAGAATGCTATCAAGTTACAAATGACCCTTTCTATAAAAAAGTTTCCGAACAAATTATCACCTTTTTAAAGCGAGAAATGATGAACACAGAAGGAGCCTTTTACTCTGCAATCGATGCGGATTCAGAAGGTGTGGAAGGGAAATATTATGTGTGGGATTATGAAGAGATATTCACAATCCTCAATAAAGACCTTGCTGAATTATACACGTCTGTCTATGACATCACACCACAGGGAAATTTCGAAGGGAAAAATATTCCTAACCTGATAAATAAGAACTTAGAACACGAAGCGTTAGAGAACAACCTTTCAATAGAGGCACTTCAAGCCCAGTTGGAAGCTGCACGAGAAAAACTTTTGGTGGAGCGCGAAAAGCGTATCTATCCACATGTGGATGATAAAATTTTAACAAGCTGGAACGGGATGGTCATTGCAGCTCTAGCTAAGGCGGGAAAAGTATTTAATAACGGCGACTACCTGCAACTTGCTGTCGAATCCATGGCGTTTATCGAAAGCAATTTATATGAGAATGACCGCTTAATGGCACGCTTTCGGGAAGGTGAAACAAAGTACAAGGCCTACATGGATGACTATGCATTCCTCCTATGGGGTTATATCGAACTGTATGACACAACCTTTGAAGTCGATTACCTGCAAAAAGGAAAGAAACTTGCAAATGACATGATTGCCCTTTTTTGGGACGAGCAAGATGGTGGCTTTTATTTTAGCGGGAGGGACAGCGAGCAATTAATTGCAAGGGATAAGGAAATCTATGATGGAGCGATCCCATCAGGCAATAGCGTTGCAGCTGTTATGCTCACGCGTTTGGGTTATTTAACTGGGGAGAATGCGTATCTCGATAAAACGGATGAAATGTACTATACCTTTTTTGATGACATAGAACGAATCGCGTCAGCAAGCCCGTTCTTTCTGCAATCCCTTCAGTTGACGGAAATTCCAACCAAAGAGGTTGTCATACTAGGACCGGCAAAAGATCCAGAACGAATAAAGCTAGTAGACAGACTACAACAAGCATTTTTACCAAATGTTACGATTCTTGCAGGGGAAAATCCGGAACATTTTTCCGATATAGCCCCATTTGCTGCGTCCTATAAACAGTTAAATGATCAAACAACCGTTTATGTTTGTGAGAACTTTTCCTGCCAACAACCAACCACAGATATAGAGGAAGCTTTGCAAATGATTATGGGAAAATAATCAAGAAGTGTCGTTCTGAAACGGAGCGTCACTTCTTATTTTTATTAACTCCTAATGGACGACCATATTCTTAAAAAAACTACTGTGAACGGAAAAATCTATAACATTGATAAAGCTACTGCAAAGTGCAAAACAGATGGTAATGAATGATAAAATCCGACAATTTTCATATAGCCAAATCTAGTAATATGGGCTATAATGTTGAATCAAGGAGGTGAAACAAATGAGTGAAGAGCGATTTGACCGCTTGGAAAACCGCTTTGATAAACTGGAAAATATGATTGTACAGTTAATCAATACCGTAGGAAATGTTATAGAAGAACAAACTGGAATGCGCATGAACAGAAGGTAATGAAAGAAGAACAGGTTTCATTTCGAGAAGAACAAACTTCGTTGAAAAATGAAATGGCCGCTTTCCGCACAGAGCAGGATGAAATGAAAAGCGAAATGGCTGCTTTCCGCACCGAGCAAGATGAAATGAAAGGTGAAATGGCCGCTTTCCGCACAGAACAAGATGAAATGAAAGGTGAAATGGCCGCTTTCCGTATAGAGCAAGATGGAATGAAAGGCGAAATGGCTGCTTTCCGCATAGAACAGGATGGAATGAAAAAGGAACAGCAAGAAATGAAGCAAGACATTTCTTTCTTGAGAAGTGATTATCAGGACATGCGCATGGAAAGTGATCAACGACATTCAGAAGTAATGAGAAATTTCCGATCTCTAGAAGCTGATCAAGAATTTGTATGGAGAAAAAACACAAGGAATGAAAGAGATATTGCGAAAGTAAAAAAACAATATCTCGGCACATAATTTTAATTGATTATATCTACCTCTATACATCCTAGATTTCCTCATAAAGAATTATATATCCAAACTAGAAAAATATCCTCGTTACATATACCTCACAAGTAGTATAGTATTACGAGGATATTTTATTTATCTCATTCACTCTCCAACAATTTCGCTAAACTTTTCCAGCGTCACTGGCTCCTTCTGAAATTCATCCTTCTTCCAAAGTGACTGTAAATATACAGCGGCAACTGCCTTATCCCTGCTTCCCTCTGTATTACTCATCTCAAGCGCAACGACACTTTCAAAAATATCAGCCATTCGTTTGGCAATTTCCTTGCTATAATAGGTTTGCAGATTCCGAGAAAGCTCTTTTACCGAACCAATGGTTTCCATCAATTTAAGTATTTCTAATTCAACAACTTTCACCCAAGACTTTAATGCTTCATCCGCAATTTTTGCCAGCCTTACCTTCATCTCTGCTTCAAAAAGTTCAGCAGCCTGATATTTCCCCACCAAGCGCAACACTTCCAGTCCTAAAATATTAGCCGTTCCTTCCCAAACAGTCAATACCTGGGCATCACGCAACAAACGTGGGGTGACGAAGTCCTCAATGTACCCGTTACCTCCATGCATTTCAATCGCTTCATGGGAAAAGTGAATGGCCTGTTCCGCAGTTTCCTTTTTCATAATAGCAACATATAAGCGGAATAGTATTTGATCTTTCTCAGATCTTTCCACCTTTGTTTTCAGTCCCATCACTAAATCCATCAATCCAATTACTTCAAACATGGCATTCATTTCCACCTCTTGTTTCGCCGCCATTTCACTTAAAGTTGCTTGTACCATTGGATACATTGTCA
Proteins encoded:
- a CDS encoding exo-beta-N-acetylmuramidase NamZ family protein; protein product: MKLGNENLFTDAYDSLWKDSRIGMVTNYTGINLNFERTIDRLIERGANIEKLFAPEHGFYGVGKAGELIANEVDRKTGIDIISLYDKEKNMDPCLLNNIDVLIMEFQDVGVRFYTYISTMFRVMKTASQVGVPLVILDRPNPLGGTIIEGGGIEGNYHSFVGDYDLPIRHGMTIGELASLYKFENGLDVDLDIVKVEGWKRDWLFSDTDLSWVPPSQNIPDFESCLLYPGTAFIEGTNLSEGRGTAMPFRWIGAPWINGEKLSNVLNEIGLPGVRFRPVMFKPSLSKHQDVTVEGVEIHLTNQRSIVPTEIGLHIIDQTRKLYPTKFSWVKTGNDYFIDLLWGNSTYRYDIELGRPVSEISQEWQDYATWFMKRRQAHLLYT
- a CDS encoding serine hydrolase domain-containing protein translates to MRELSKETPSNVGMDEGRLKHAFSILSREIENAKIPGAAAIVGRGDYVVDSFTDGYIRLDGADKHPVNMDTIFDCASLTKVVVTMPLILRLVEQGLIELNEPVSTFISAFKEGKKSLVTIKHLLTHTSGLKPGVNKNFTNWHPDEIKQYIYSQEVEAEPGKRVVYSDLGFIILGEIISMILDRPLDIAAKDYLLLPLGMSDSYFCPPKYLKNQIAATEYRNDLGRYQWGEVHDEHANALGGVSGHAGLFSTVGDLAQYARMWLNKGKLGNNFIFSPVTVERAIQNHTNVLGGNRGLGWALKGDELDASGDLFSAYSYGHTGFTGTSIWIDPDTDLFVVLLTNSVHLGRNGSISNLRRIFHNAVTASITE
- a CDS encoding MurR/RpiR family transcriptional regulator: MSHTGGLVILKEMVSSLPPSERKIADYILNNPEESILLTALSLGEKSQTSSAAVIRLCKSLGLSGFQELKIRVAGDLRVESVDDHRDIEPNEEYRSIIDKVTSNTIQTVKETVDIMSEQNLEKAVSALTNAKSIIFIGFGASYIAARDAEQKFMRINKNVFSFSDVHMAATSIANKGPGDVVVGISFSGNTQEAAKLLELAHNKNTTTISITKYGNSLVSPFSDIQLHTSAAKEATFRSGATSSRIAQLHVIDILFMSLASIEYDETIMHLDKTRDAIAFLADRKA
- a CDS encoding N-acetylglucosamine kinase gives rise to the protein MSYVMGIDGGGTKTKAVIADRKGRVLAQHMVGPTNPNIVSEEELKDTLEILFTSLERKAPIPFQTTTCLFAGISGAGNDKNKRVLHLLIEQFVPGNIAVQVEVDTINALYSGTYGAPGIVQISGTGSITYGINRHLEHDRVGGWGYLFGDEGSGYDIGRKGLIAALKAVDGRGSETIMLPWLYTHFNVSRAQDLIQKIYSSPTPKNKIAPLAKIVFQAYKQKDPLACKILAEAAKEITFSIKTLYEKQFEVGEKVDVVLCGGVFNDEHVLPRLIKENLSKYPTINVILPEISPVGGALIGAYLMQDIDLDEAIITTIRNTI
- the rodA gene encoding rod shape-determining protein RodA, producing MDSLKHGIRNVVNRLDYTLLLCVFLLFIISLISIYSASGQYSQDPSYYLILQAIWFGLGFIAIIFVVLFIEYEHYRSLAIPLYVIGLLSLIYVHFFGEMRKGSQRWVSIGGIDIQPSEFVKIFLIIMLATAIYKITERSKNLMQRDVSILTSVAVLSLIPFYFIFSQPDLGTSLVIVAIAGTMLFMSGVSAKLISFIVLGIGVILAALAWVFVNFPDIFNLLLKDHQLERIYGWLQPDQFANTFGYQLSGARMGIGSGQLFGSGFQEGAMSQSGRVPEIHTDFIFTVIGEEFGFFGVSILLLIFFIMIYRMVLIAINSKDLFGMCLIAGVIGLFTFQIFQNIGMTIGLMPITGLTLPFISYGGSSLLTNMIAVGIVMNVHVHTKEYMFEN
- the ftsW gene encoding putative lipid II flippase FtsW — encoded protein: MKNIMKRWDFGLFTLILLMALFGLMMVYSSSFPYAILQHGEDNYFFNRQLIWIVVGFVIFFVVSFIPYQLLGKFIAPLILLLIVLLGLVLVPGIGVERNYSTRWLGVGPFVFQPSEIAKLIMLIYFAKAYSNKRNYIGEFSRGFLPPLLILAFVFFLIIMQPDLGTGISIIIACGGVLLLSGAKWQHLGVLGGLAVSGVAMLAFSADYRMDRMTSFVDPFADPLGQGLQLVNSYIAIGTGGFTGEGLGNSIQKMGYLPEAHTDFIMAIILEELGIIGLIIVMGMFVTFLLKGFDIFKKTPNYFGKFLAFGITIQICFQAILNLGSVSGLLPITGITLPLISYGGSSMVITLAGIGMLMNISMQNNKAEQQNSEEKNSA
- a CDS encoding thioredoxin domain-containing protein, whose protein sequence is MSRTYNRLTEEKSPYLLQHADNPVNWYPWGEEAFEKAKQEDKPIFLSIGYSTCHWCHVMAHESFEDQEVASLLNDKFISIKVDREERPDVDSVYMKVCQMMTGHGGWPLTIFMTPDKIPFYAATYLPKTSKYGMPGIMEALTQLHIKYKEDPDHIEEVTDSVTNALNKMVTAKSDSRLTKETVVKAHQQLVSEIDFSYGGFGKAPKFPMPQNILFLLRHYFFNEQGKESKIVENTLNSMAKGGIFDHIGYGFSRYSTDEKWLVPHFEKMLYDNALLLIAYTECYQVTNDPFYKKVSEQIITFLKREMMNTEGAFYSAIDADSEGVEGKYYVWDYEEIFTILNKDLAELYTSVYDITPQGNFEGKNIPNLINKNLEHEALENNLSIEALQAQLEAAREKLLVEREKRIYPHVDDKILTSWNGMVIAALAKAGKVFNNGDYLQLAVESMAFIESNLYENDRLMARFREGETKYKAYMDDYAFLLWGYIELYDTTFEVDYLQKGKKLANDMIALFWDEQDGGFYFSGRDSEQLIARDKEIYDGAIPSGNSVAAVMLTRLGYLTGENAYLDKTDEMYYTFFDDIERIASASPFFLQSLQLTEIPTKEVVILGPAKDPERIKLVDRLQQAFLPNVTILAGENPEHFSDIAPFAASYKQLNDQTTVYVCENFSCQQPTTDIEEALQMIMGK